One Streptomyces sp. B21-105 genomic region harbors:
- a CDS encoding Gfo/Idh/MocA family protein, with protein MSTAVPIVLAGARGHGRWHLDNIRRLQDKGIVRLAGVCELTPLTPAEIPEGLGTPEQSADFGALLDSTGARIAVICTPIPTHADLALTAARKGVHLLLEKPPAPSYAEFRRMADGIAEAGVVCQVGFQSLGSHAVPAVRALIREGAIGEIAGVGGAGAWARAESYYRRAPWAGRRRLNGVDVVDGALTNPLAHAVATALALAGATRAEDVAGIETELAHANDIECDDTSCVRVTTADGLQIVVAATLCAEDPDDPYVVVHGSRGRITYWYKQDRVLLQRAGHGPEEFEHGRTDLLENLVEHLADGTELLVPPAVTESFMRVVEAIRVAPDPVRLPDDAWRLLPDEDRRVVPGVDGLVAAAADTLALYSELGAPWAFTTAHPKEVSP; from the coding sequence ATGAGCACCGCTGTACCGATCGTCCTCGCGGGTGCGCGCGGCCACGGCCGCTGGCATCTGGACAACATCCGCCGGCTCCAGGACAAGGGCATCGTCCGCCTCGCCGGCGTCTGCGAGCTGACCCCGCTGACCCCGGCCGAGATCCCCGAGGGCCTCGGCACGCCCGAGCAGTCCGCCGACTTCGGCGCGCTGCTGGACTCCACCGGCGCCCGGATCGCCGTGATCTGCACCCCGATCCCGACCCACGCCGATCTCGCGCTGACCGCGGCCCGCAAGGGCGTGCACCTGCTGCTGGAGAAGCCGCCGGCGCCGTCGTACGCGGAGTTCCGCCGGATGGCCGACGGGATCGCCGAGGCCGGCGTGGTCTGCCAGGTCGGCTTCCAGTCGCTCGGCTCGCACGCCGTGCCCGCGGTCCGCGCGCTGATCCGCGAGGGGGCGATCGGTGAGATCGCGGGGGTCGGGGGCGCCGGCGCCTGGGCCCGCGCCGAGTCCTACTACCGGCGCGCCCCCTGGGCGGGCAGGCGGCGCCTGAACGGCGTCGACGTCGTCGACGGGGCGCTCACCAACCCCCTGGCGCACGCCGTCGCCACCGCCCTCGCGCTGGCCGGCGCCACCCGCGCCGAGGACGTCGCGGGCATCGAGACCGAGCTGGCGCACGCCAACGACATCGAGTGCGACGACACCTCCTGCGTCCGCGTCACCACGGCGGACGGCCTGCAGATCGTCGTCGCGGCCACGCTGTGCGCCGAGGACCCCGACGACCCCTACGTCGTCGTCCACGGCAGCCGCGGCCGGATCACCTACTGGTACAAGCAGGACCGCGTCCTGCTCCAGCGGGCCGGCCACGGCCCCGAGGAGTTCGAGCACGGCCGCACCGACCTGCTGGAGAACCTGGTCGAGCACCTCGCCGACGGGACGGAACTGCTGGTCCCGCCCGCTGTCACCGAGTCGTTCATGCGGGTCGTCGAGGCGATCCGGGTCGCGCCCGACCCGGTGCGGCTGCCCGACGACGCCTGGCGTCTGCTGCCCGACGAGGACCGGCGGGTCGTCCCCGGCGTCGACGGCCTCGTCGCGGCCGCCGCCGACACCCTCGCCCTCTACTCCGAACTGGGCGCCCCCTGGGCGTTCACGACCGCGCATCCGAAAGAGGTGAGCCCCTGA
- a CDS encoding carbohydrate ABC transporter permease, whose protein sequence is MITKEAPEVVPAPVSEPAAPDRRPSRHKRAWDEAPRWQIYLPLGIYLIFTLVPFYWILLFALRPAGSTSLVPWPMTFDHFNKVWNERDFAVYFQNSLLTGVATLLLTTLVALAGGYALARFDFKIKRGFMLALLCTQFVPGALLLVPLFQIFAELKMINSLGSVIIAETVFQLPLSIILISGFIRNVPYSLEEAAWVDGCNRLTAFRIVVLPLLRPGLIAVGSFAFVHAWNHFLFALMFLSDQTKQTIPVGLNTLMSADSVDLGALAAGGIIAAVPVVIVFAFIQKWLITGFSAGAVKG, encoded by the coding sequence GTGATCACCAAGGAGGCCCCCGAGGTCGTGCCCGCCCCCGTGAGCGAGCCCGCCGCACCCGACCGCCGCCCGTCCCGGCACAAGCGTGCCTGGGACGAGGCCCCCCGCTGGCAGATCTACCTCCCGCTGGGGATCTACCTGATCTTCACCCTGGTCCCCTTCTACTGGATCCTGCTCTTCGCGCTCCGCCCGGCCGGCTCCACCTCGCTGGTGCCCTGGCCGATGACCTTCGACCACTTCAACAAGGTCTGGAACGAACGCGACTTCGCCGTCTACTTCCAGAACAGCCTGCTCACCGGCGTGGCGACCCTGCTGCTGACCACCCTCGTGGCCCTGGCCGGCGGCTACGCCCTCGCGCGCTTCGACTTCAAGATCAAGCGCGGGTTCATGCTCGCCCTGCTGTGCACCCAGTTCGTGCCGGGCGCGCTGCTGCTCGTCCCGCTCTTCCAGATCTTCGCCGAGCTGAAGATGATCAATTCGCTGGGCAGTGTCATCATCGCGGAGACGGTCTTCCAGCTGCCCCTGTCGATCATCCTGATCAGCGGCTTCATCCGGAACGTGCCCTACTCCCTGGAGGAGGCGGCCTGGGTCGACGGCTGCAACCGGCTCACCGCCTTCCGGATCGTCGTCCTGCCCCTGCTGCGGCCCGGGCTGATCGCCGTCGGCTCCTTCGCCTTCGTGCACGCCTGGAACCACTTCCTGTTCGCCCTGATGTTCCTCTCCGACCAGACCAAGCAGACGATCCCGGTCGGCCTCAACACCCTGATGAGCGCCGACAGCGTCGACCTGGGCGCGCTGGCCGCGGGCGGCATCATCGCCGCCGTCCCCGTGGTGATCGTCTTCGCCTTCATCCAGAAGTGGCTGATCACCGGGTTCAGCGCAGGGGCGGTGAAGGGATGA
- a CDS encoding carbohydrate ABC transporter permease, translating to MAQAAAVAKRPAPPRRRRASATPRRLPYLLVAPAALLMLGFIAYPVVSVFYYSLQNYNPTKPWRNGFAGFDNFVHAFTDDPQFWDTLTFSAQWVFVEVGLQLLFGLALALIVNQTFVGRSLGRALVFSPWAVSGVLTSAIWVLLYNSQTGITRYLADMGIGEYGTSWLSDTSTVFSAAIVADLWRGVPFFAILILADLQSVSKDLYEAAEVDGASRIKQFWHITLPHLKDAIVLSTLLRAVWEFNNVDLLYTLTGGGPAGETTTLPLYIANTSVDAHNFGYASALTTVAFVILLFCSMVYLRLSKFGGGDK from the coding sequence ATGGCCCAAGCCGCAGCCGTGGCGAAACGGCCCGCGCCGCCCCGGCGGCGCCGTGCCTCCGCCACGCCCCGCAGGCTGCCGTACCTGCTGGTCGCGCCGGCGGCCCTGCTGATGCTGGGCTTCATCGCCTACCCGGTCGTCAGCGTCTTCTACTACAGCCTGCAGAACTACAACCCCACCAAACCGTGGCGCAACGGCTTCGCGGGCTTCGACAACTTCGTCCACGCCTTCACCGACGACCCGCAGTTCTGGGACACGCTGACCTTCAGCGCTCAGTGGGTCTTCGTCGAGGTCGGGCTGCAGCTGCTGTTCGGGCTGGCCCTGGCGCTGATCGTCAACCAGACCTTCGTGGGGCGCTCGCTCGGCCGCGCGCTGGTCTTCTCCCCGTGGGCCGTCTCCGGCGTGCTGACGTCCGCGATCTGGGTGCTGCTCTACAACTCCCAGACGGGCATCACCCGTTACCTCGCTGACATGGGCATCGGCGAGTACGGCACCAGCTGGCTCTCGGACACCTCCACGGTCTTCTCGGCGGCGATCGTGGCCGACCTGTGGCGCGGCGTCCCCTTCTTCGCGATCCTCATCCTCGCCGACCTCCAGTCCGTCTCCAAGGACCTCTACGAGGCCGCCGAGGTCGACGGCGCCAGCCGGATCAAGCAGTTCTGGCACATCACCCTGCCCCACCTCAAGGACGCCATCGTCCTGTCCACGCTGCTGCGCGCGGTGTGGGAGTTCAACAACGTCGACCTGCTCTACACGCTCACCGGCGGCGGCCCGGCGGGGGAGACCACCACCCTCCCGCTGTACATCGCCAACACCAGCGTCGACGCACACAACTTCGGCTACGCGTCCGCCCTCACCACGGTCGCGTTCGTGATCCTGCTCTTCTGTTCGATGGTCTATCTGCGGCTGAGCAAGTTCGGAGGAGGCGACAAGTGA
- the araD gene encoding L-arabinonate dehydratase yields MVHMKAPEELRSHQWYGTDGLRSFSHRARTRQLGYLPEEHLGKPVIAILNTWSDINPCHVHLRDRAQAVKRGVWQAGGFPLEFPVSTLSETFQKPTPMLYRNLLAMETEELLRSYPVDGAVLMGGCDKSTPALLMGAASVDLPTAFVPAGPMLPGHWRNEVLGSGTDMWKYWDDKRAGLIGDCEMTELESGLARSPGHCMTMGTASTLTAAAEALGVTVPGASSIPAVDSGHDRMAAMTGLRIVELVHSDRRLSDILTAEAFEDAVTTVLGLGGSTNAVIHLIAMAGRAGVRLTLDDFDRIARTVPVLADVRPGGRKYLMEDFHFAGGLPGFLSRITDLLHLDRPTVSHDTLREQLAGAQVHNDDVIRLRENPVAAEGGVAVLRGNLCPDGSVIKHIAAEEHLLKHTGPAVVFDDYRTMQRTINDPSLGITADSVLVLRGSGPKGGPGMPEYGMLPIPDHLLKQGVRDMVRISDARMSGTSYGACVLHVAPESYVGGPLALVRTGDAITLDVEARTLHLHVDDAELERRRADWTPPPTRYERGYGALYNEQITQADTGCDFEFLARPGRVADPYAG; encoded by the coding sequence ATGGTCCATATGAAGGCGCCCGAGGAACTGCGCAGCCACCAGTGGTACGGGACCGACGGGCTGCGGTCCTTCAGCCACCGTGCCCGCACCCGCCAGCTCGGCTACCTCCCCGAGGAGCACCTCGGCAAGCCGGTCATCGCGATCCTCAACACCTGGTCCGACATCAACCCCTGCCATGTGCACCTGCGCGACCGCGCGCAGGCGGTGAAGCGCGGGGTGTGGCAGGCGGGCGGCTTCCCCCTCGAGTTCCCGGTCTCCACGCTCTCCGAGACCTTCCAGAAGCCGACCCCGATGCTCTACCGCAACCTGCTCGCGATGGAGACCGAGGAGCTGCTGCGCTCCTACCCGGTGGACGGGGCGGTGCTGATGGGCGGCTGCGACAAGTCCACGCCCGCCCTGCTCATGGGGGCCGCCTCGGTCGACCTGCCGACCGCGTTCGTGCCCGCCGGGCCCATGCTTCCGGGGCACTGGCGCAACGAGGTCCTCGGCTCCGGCACCGACATGTGGAAGTACTGGGACGACAAGCGGGCCGGCCTCATCGGCGACTGCGAGATGACCGAGCTGGAGAGCGGCCTGGCCCGTTCGCCCGGCCACTGCATGACGATGGGCACGGCGTCCACGCTGACCGCCGCGGCCGAGGCGCTGGGCGTCACGGTGCCGGGCGCGTCGAGCATCCCGGCCGTGGACTCCGGGCACGACCGGATGGCGGCCATGACCGGGCTGCGCATCGTCGAACTGGTCCACAGCGACCGCCGGTTGAGCGACATCCTCACCGCGGAGGCCTTCGAGGACGCGGTGACGACCGTCCTCGGCCTCGGCGGCTCCACCAACGCCGTCATCCATCTCATCGCGATGGCCGGCCGCGCCGGCGTCCGGCTCACCCTCGACGACTTCGACCGCATCGCCCGCACGGTGCCGGTGCTCGCCGACGTCCGCCCCGGCGGCCGGAAGTACCTCATGGAGGACTTCCACTTCGCCGGCGGCCTGCCCGGCTTCCTCTCCCGCATCACCGACCTGCTGCACCTGGACCGGCCGACGGTCTCCCACGACACGCTGCGCGAACAGCTGGCCGGCGCGCAGGTGCACAACGACGACGTCATCCGGCTCCGGGAGAACCCCGTCGCGGCCGAGGGCGGAGTCGCGGTGCTGCGCGGCAACCTCTGCCCGGACGGCTCGGTGATCAAGCACATCGCCGCCGAGGAACACCTGCTCAAGCACACCGGTCCGGCCGTCGTCTTCGACGACTACCGGACGATGCAACGGACGATCAACGACCCCTCGCTCGGCATCACCGCCGACAGCGTGCTCGTGCTGCGGGGCTCCGGGCCCAAGGGCGGCCCCGGTATGCCCGAGTACGGCATGCTGCCCATCCCCGACCACCTGCTGAAGCAGGGCGTGCGGGACATGGTGCGGATCTCCGACGCCCGCATGAGCGGCACCAGTTACGGCGCGTGCGTGCTGCACGTCGCGCCCGAGTCGTACGTCGGCGGCCCGCTGGCCCTGGTCCGCACCGGCGACGCGATCACCCTCGACGTCGAGGCGCGCACCCTCCATCTCCATGTGGACGACGCGGAGCTGGAGCGGCGCAGGGCGGACTGGACGCCGCCGCCCACCCGTTACGAGCGCGGTTACGGAGCGCTCTACAACGAGCAGATCACGCAGGCCGACACCGGCTGCGACTTCGAGTTCCTCGCTCGTCCGGGCCGGGTCGCCGACCCGTACGCGGGCTGA
- a CDS encoding dihydrodipicolinate synthase family protein yields the protein MSSVAFETQRAALADVVAIPVTPFAEDGSVDQDAHRALLRRLLDGGVTTLTPNGNTGEFYALAPEERRLVVELTADEAGGRAVILAGVGHDVPTAVATARHARELGAQMVMVHQPVHPYVSQHGWVDYHREIAEAVPELGVVPYIRNAQLHGERLAELADSCPNVIGVKYAVPDASRFAAFARDAGLERFVWVAGLAEPYAPSYFSAGATGFTSGLVNVAPAVSLNMIEALRSGDYPAAMKVWEQIRRFEELRAAGGSANNVTVVKEALASLGLCRREVRPPSRTLPEDERAEVAAIAAGWSI from the coding sequence ATGAGCAGCGTGGCGTTCGAGACCCAGCGTGCGGCCCTGGCCGACGTGGTGGCCATCCCGGTGACCCCGTTCGCCGAGGACGGCTCCGTCGACCAGGACGCCCACCGGGCCCTGCTGCGCAGGCTGCTCGACGGCGGCGTCACCACCCTCACCCCGAACGGCAACACCGGGGAGTTCTACGCCCTCGCCCCCGAGGAACGCCGGCTGGTCGTCGAACTGACCGCCGACGAGGCGGGCGGACGGGCCGTGATCCTGGCCGGCGTCGGACACGACGTGCCGACCGCCGTGGCCACCGCGCGGCACGCCCGGGAGCTGGGCGCGCAGATGGTGATGGTCCACCAGCCGGTCCACCCCTACGTCTCGCAGCACGGCTGGGTCGACTACCACCGGGAGATCGCCGAGGCGGTGCCGGAGCTGGGCGTCGTCCCGTACATCCGCAACGCGCAGCTGCACGGCGAACGCCTCGCCGAACTCGCCGACTCCTGCCCGAACGTCATCGGCGTCAAGTACGCCGTGCCGGACGCCTCCCGGTTCGCCGCCTTCGCGCGGGACGCGGGCCTGGAACGGTTCGTCTGGGTCGCCGGACTCGCCGAGCCGTACGCGCCCTCCTACTTCTCCGCGGGCGCCACCGGCTTCACCTCCGGGCTCGTGAACGTCGCCCCGGCCGTCTCGCTGAACATGATCGAGGCGCTCCGCTCGGGTGACTACCCGGCCGCGATGAAGGTGTGGGAGCAGATCAGACGGTTCGAGGAACTGCGGGCCGCAGGCGGCTCCGCCAACAACGTCACCGTCGTCAAGGAGGCCCTCGCCTCCCTGGGCCTGTGCCGCCGCGAGGTCCGTCCGCCGAGCAGGACGCTGCCCGAGGACGAGCGCGCCGAGGTGGCGGCCATCGCCGCCGGATGGTCCATATGA
- a CDS encoding GntR family transcriptional regulator → MTSVPTPIPSRTQYVLEEIKRRILTGRLTPGQALVETELAAQFGVSKTPVREALKTLAGTGLVVMSQYKGVTVRMVDADMAREVYDVRLLLEPQALKRAVRRGASLDAARSALTRADEATDTAERSLANREFHRALYLPCGNPLLGRMLDEVRDQAALVSAVAWAASPSWEREAGEHREILRLALAGDADGAARALHAHIASFVRRAFPETADMDQSPEQEGRE, encoded by the coding sequence ATGACCTCTGTGCCCACGCCGATCCCCTCCCGCACGCAGTACGTGCTGGAGGAGATCAAACGCCGCATCCTCACCGGGCGCCTGACGCCTGGTCAGGCCCTGGTCGAAACCGAGCTCGCCGCGCAGTTCGGGGTCTCCAAGACCCCCGTGCGCGAGGCCCTCAAGACCCTGGCCGGCACCGGACTGGTCGTGATGAGCCAGTACAAGGGCGTCACGGTGCGCATGGTGGACGCGGACATGGCGCGCGAGGTGTACGACGTCCGCCTGCTCCTCGAACCCCAGGCGCTCAAGCGGGCCGTGCGCCGGGGCGCCTCCCTGGACGCCGCACGCTCCGCGCTGACCAGGGCGGACGAGGCGACCGACACCGCCGAACGGTCCCTCGCCAACCGGGAGTTCCACCGCGCCCTGTACCTGCCGTGCGGGAACCCGCTGCTCGGCCGGATGCTCGACGAGGTCCGCGACCAGGCCGCCCTGGTCTCCGCCGTCGCCTGGGCCGCCTCGCCGTCCTGGGAGCGGGAGGCCGGCGAGCACCGCGAGATCCTCCGGCTCGCCCTGGCCGGCGACGCGGACGGCGCGGCCCGCGCCCTGCACGCCCACATCGCGTCCTTCGTGCGCCGGGCGTTCCCCGAGACCGCCGACATGGACCAGTCACCCGAACAGGAAGGCCGGGAATGA
- a CDS encoding MBL fold metallo-hydrolase, translating to MPLSLTVLGAASPHPAPGRPCSGYLLRGAGAEIWLDAGPGTFAALQQHTDPERLTAIWISHLHADHSADLLAAAYAFAYGGMTPPAPIPVYAPLDCARRVAGFLGRSDVRFLSDVLDFRALFDGHTVRHWNLRLTSRAMAHDTEAYGLRVECQGSVLAYSGDTGPCGALTELAFGADLFLCEADIDSHREGEQDEQVHLTPEDAGGAARKAGVRELYITHVGPTLTREAATDRAAVAFGGPARTAREGETIPL from the coding sequence ATGCCTCTCAGCCTCACCGTCCTCGGCGCCGCCTCTCCGCACCCGGCGCCGGGCCGCCCCTGCTCCGGCTACCTGCTGCGCGGAGCGGGGGCGGAGATATGGTTGGACGCCGGGCCGGGTACGTTCGCCGCATTGCAACAGCACACGGACCCGGAGCGGCTCACAGCGATCTGGATCTCCCATCTCCACGCCGACCACAGCGCCGATCTCCTCGCCGCCGCCTACGCGTTCGCCTATGGAGGCATGACCCCGCCGGCCCCGATCCCGGTGTACGCGCCGCTCGACTGCGCCCGGCGCGTCGCGGGCTTCCTCGGCCGGTCGGACGTGCGGTTCCTCAGCGACGTCCTCGACTTCCGTGCCCTGTTCGACGGGCACACCGTGCGGCACTGGAACCTGCGTCTCACCTCGCGCGCGATGGCCCACGACACCGAGGCGTACGGACTGCGCGTCGAGTGCCAGGGGAGCGTCCTCGCGTACTCCGGGGACACCGGCCCGTGCGGGGCGCTCACCGAACTCGCCTTTGGCGCCGACCTGTTCCTGTGCGAGGCGGACATCGACAGCCATCGCGAAGGCGAACAGGACGAGCAGGTCCATCTCACACCGGAGGACGCCGGGGGCGCGGCCCGCAAGGCGGGGGTGCGCGAGCTGTACATCACCCATGTCGGTCCCACGCTGACCCGCGAGGCGGCGACCGACCGCGCGGCCGTCGCCTTCGGCGGGCCGGCCCGTACCGCGCGCGAGGGCGAGACCATCCCCCTCTGA
- a CDS encoding TIGR03086 family metal-binding protein, with translation MTDTDDTTLTFDLGPQAAVVARLAEAVRDDQLEDATPCPGCAVRNMLGHLTGLAVAFRDAARKDLGPTTDAPPDAAAPDIGPGWREELAKALDALAEAWRDPAAWTGTTRAGGVELPGAVAAAVAADELVIHGWDLARATGQPYEPDPAALAAAHAFLAGAVDPATGDGVFGPVVSVPDDAPLLERAVGLSGRDPGRPPRP, from the coding sequence ATGACCGACACCGACGACACGACCCTCACGTTCGACCTCGGACCCCAGGCCGCCGTCGTGGCGCGCCTCGCGGAGGCGGTCCGCGACGACCAGCTCGAGGACGCGACGCCCTGCCCCGGCTGCGCCGTCCGGAACATGCTGGGGCACCTGACCGGCCTCGCCGTGGCCTTCCGTGACGCCGCCCGCAAGGACCTCGGCCCCACCACCGACGCCCCGCCGGACGCCGCCGCGCCCGACATCGGCCCCGGGTGGCGCGAGGAGCTGGCCAAGGCGCTCGACGCGCTCGCCGAGGCCTGGCGCGACCCCGCCGCCTGGACCGGCACGACCCGCGCCGGCGGCGTGGAGCTGCCCGGCGCGGTCGCGGCCGCCGTCGCCGCCGACGAGCTGGTGATCCACGGCTGGGACCTGGCCCGGGCCACCGGCCAGCCGTACGAGCCCGACCCGGCGGCGCTGGCGGCGGCGCACGCCTTCCTCGCCGGCGCGGTCGACCCCGCCACCGGCGACGGCGTCTTCGGTCCCGTCGTCTCCGTCCCCGACGACGCGCCCCTGCTGGAGCGGGCGGTCGGACTCAGCGGCCGCGACCCCGGCCGGCCGCCCCGGCCGTAG
- a CDS encoding MFS transporter has translation MTKNWSVVRVLRDRGAAIFLTASVVSGFGTSALWLAAGVWVKDLTGSNGAAALTVLALWAPTLAGPLLGGLADRFPRRPLLLAVNLGPAALLPVLLAVGSPGRLWLLFAVLLGYGAAGVVADAAESALVAAVVPAGLLGDFNGLRTTTTEGVKLVAPLAGAGIYAAYGGPAVALLDAASFVCAAGLYTCVRVRERHPRTGGRGLRGGTAEGVRFLWRHPSLRPLVTAGGTTMLCAGVNGALLYAVIEGLGRPAAYAGALYAVQGAGSAAVGLLSGPALRRFGERRFAACGIAVTAVAFAVRAVPSDAVALVCAAAIGAGLPCVLIAALTAVQRETPDALLGRVGATAGTLMYAPNALGLALGAALVELLPYQPLLVALGLVRLATVVPLLRGGAQRAASASRTDARSPSDANPA, from the coding sequence ATGACGAAGAACTGGTCCGTGGTACGCGTCCTGCGGGACCGCGGCGCGGCGATCTTTCTGACGGCGTCGGTGGTCTCCGGCTTCGGGACCTCCGCGCTGTGGCTGGCGGCCGGCGTGTGGGTCAAGGACCTCACCGGCTCGAACGGGGCGGCGGCGCTGACCGTGCTGGCGCTGTGGGCGCCGACCCTGGCCGGCCCGCTGCTGGGCGGCCTCGCCGACCGGTTCCCCCGGCGGCCGCTGCTGCTCGCCGTCAACCTGGGTCCGGCGGCCCTGCTGCCGGTGCTCCTCGCCGTCGGCTCCCCCGGCCGGCTGTGGCTGCTGTTCGCGGTGCTGCTCGGGTACGGGGCCGCCGGCGTGGTGGCCGACGCGGCCGAGTCCGCGCTCGTCGCCGCCGTCGTCCCCGCGGGGCTGCTAGGCGACTTCAACGGGCTGCGCACCACGACGACGGAGGGCGTGAAGCTGGTGGCCCCGCTGGCGGGCGCGGGGATCTACGCGGCCTACGGCGGTCCGGCGGTGGCGCTGCTCGACGCGGCCAGTTTCGTGTGCGCGGCCGGGCTCTACACGTGCGTGCGGGTCCGCGAGAGGCACCCCCGGACGGGCGGGCGCGGCCTGCGGGGCGGAACAGCCGAGGGCGTCCGCTTCCTGTGGCGGCACCCGTCGCTGCGCCCCCTGGTGACGGCGGGCGGTACGACGATGCTGTGCGCGGGCGTCAACGGCGCGCTGCTCTACGCCGTGATCGAGGGCCTCGGCCGGCCGGCCGCCTATGCGGGCGCGCTCTACGCCGTGCAGGGGGCCGGGTCGGCGGCGGTGGGCCTGCTGTCGGGGCCCGCGCTGCGGCGGTTCGGGGAACGCCGGTTCGCCGCGTGCGGCATCGCTGTGACGGCCGTCGCGTTCGCGGTGCGGGCGGTGCCGTCGGACGCGGTGGCCCTGGTGTGCGCCGCGGCGATCGGGGCGGGGCTGCCGTGTGTGCTGATCGCCGCGCTGACGGCCGTCCAGCGGGAGACCCCCGACGCACTGCTGGGCAGGGTCGGCGCGACGGCCGGCACGCTGATGTACGCGCCGAACGCGCTCGGCCTCGCGCTGGGGGCCGCCCTGGTGGAGCTGCTGCCGTACCAGCCGCTGCTGGTCGCGCTCGGGCTGGTGCGGCTGGCGACCGTGGTGCCGCTGCTGCGCGGCGGCGCTCAGCGGGCGGCCAGCGCCTCACGCACGGACGCCAGGTCCCCGTCCGACGCCAACCCCGCGTGA
- a CDS encoding 5-dehydro-4-deoxyglucarate dehydratase, which produces MTPAPLAARLRAAGGPLFFPVTAYGPDGSLDLDVYRAHVRRGVEAGAGAVFTCCGTGEFHALTPEEFEAAVRAAVEETAGRVPVVAGTGYGTALAVRYARRARAAGADGLLALPPYLVVAAQEGLLRHYRAVAAATDLPVIVYQRDNAVFSPPTVVELARTEGIVGLKDGLGDLDLLQRIISAVRTETPGDFLYFNGLPTAEQTQLAYRSLGVDLYSSAVFCFAPEIALAFHRALADGDDRMVHRLLDGFYRSFVELRAQGRGYAVSLVKAGVRLRGLDVGEVRPPLHEPGEDHVKQLAQVIERGYALLEEETE; this is translated from the coding sequence GTGACGCCAGCCCCGCTCGCCGCCCGCCTCCGCGCCGCCGGCGGACCGCTGTTCTTTCCGGTCACCGCGTACGGCCCCGACGGCTCGCTCGACCTCGACGTCTACCGTGCACACGTCCGCCGGGGCGTCGAGGCCGGCGCAGGCGCCGTCTTCACGTGCTGCGGCACCGGGGAGTTCCACGCGCTGACGCCGGAGGAGTTCGAGGCCGCGGTGCGGGCGGCCGTCGAGGAGACCGCCGGCCGGGTGCCGGTCGTCGCGGGCACCGGTTACGGCACCGCGCTCGCCGTGCGCTACGCCCGCCGGGCGCGGGCGGCCGGCGCGGACGGCCTGCTCGCGCTGCCGCCCTACCTCGTCGTCGCGGCCCAGGAGGGCCTGCTGCGCCACTACCGCGCGGTCGCGGCGGCGACCGACCTCCCGGTGATCGTCTACCAGCGCGACAACGCCGTCTTCTCCCCGCCGACCGTCGTCGAACTCGCCCGCACCGAGGGGATCGTCGGCCTCAAGGACGGCCTCGGCGACCTCGACCTCCTGCAGCGGATCATCAGTGCCGTGCGCACCGAGACCCCCGGCGACTTTCTCTACTTCAACGGCCTGCCGACCGCCGAACAGACCCAGCTCGCCTACCGGTCCCTGGGCGTCGACCTCTACTCCTCGGCCGTGTTCTGCTTCGCGCCCGAGATCGCCCTGGCCTTCCACCGGGCGCTCGCCGACGGCGACGACCGCATGGTCCACCGCCTGCTCGACGGGTTCTACCGGTCGTTCGTCGAACTGCGCGCCCAGGGCCGCGGGTACGCCGTCTCCCTGGTCAAGGCCGGAGTGCGGCTGCGCGGCCTCGACGTCGGGGAGGTCCGTCCGCCGCTGCACGAGCCGGGGGAGGACCATGTCAAACAGCTCGCGCAGGTGATCGAGCGCGGCTACGCGCTGCTGGAGGAGGAAACCGAGTGA
- a CDS encoding NAD-dependent epimerase/dehydratase family protein — translation MPAPRTVLLTGAAGGLGTLMRDLLPAYGYRLRLLDLRPVDGEPDSIVADLADKDAVREAVRGVDAIIHLAGISLEAPFEKILKANIEGTYHLYEAAREEGVQRIVFASSNHAIGFTPRPQGDDPLIPVDTPHRPDTFYGLSKSFGEDLAQLYWDKHGLESVSVRIGSCFAEPTSVRMLSVWMSPADGARLFHAALTAENVGHTVVHGSSANTRLWWDLSTARALGYEPQDDSEPYAEKLIAEQGELDPENVAHAHLGGHFVSDPPIWPY, via the coding sequence ATGCCCGCTCCCCGAACCGTCCTGCTCACCGGCGCCGCCGGCGGCCTCGGCACCCTGATGCGGGACCTGCTGCCCGCCTACGGCTACCGTCTGCGCCTGCTCGACCTGCGCCCGGTGGACGGCGAGCCCGACTCGATCGTCGCCGACCTGGCCGACAAGGACGCGGTCCGGGAAGCCGTACGCGGCGTCGACGCGATCATCCACCTCGCGGGCATCTCCCTGGAAGCCCCCTTCGAGAAGATCCTCAAGGCGAACATCGAGGGCACGTACCACCTGTACGAGGCCGCCCGCGAGGAAGGCGTGCAGCGGATCGTCTTCGCCTCCTCCAACCACGCGATCGGCTTCACGCCCCGCCCCCAGGGCGACGACCCCCTGATCCCCGTCGACACCCCGCACCGCCCGGACACCTTCTACGGCCTGTCCAAGTCGTTCGGCGAGGACCTGGCCCAGCTCTACTGGGACAAGCACGGCCTGGAGAGCGTCTCGGTGCGCATCGGCTCCTGCTTCGCCGAACCGACGAGCGTGCGCATGCTGTCGGTGTGGATGAGCCCGGCCGACGGCGCCCGCCTCTTCCACGCGGCCCTGACCGCCGAGAACGTGGGCCACACCGTCGTCCACGGATCCTCGGCCAACACCCGGCTGTGGTGGGACCTCTCCACCGCGCGGGCGCTCGGCTACGAACCGCAGGACGACTCCGAGCCGTACGCCGAGAAGCTGATCGCCGAACAGGGCGAGCTGGACCCGGAGAACGTCGCCCACGCCCACCTCGGCGGCCACTTCGTCAGCGACCCGCCGATCTGGCCGTACTGA